A genomic region of Arachis stenosperma cultivar V10309 chromosome 9, arast.V10309.gnm1.PFL2, whole genome shotgun sequence contains the following coding sequences:
- the LOC130950888 gene encoding RING-H2 finger protein ATL8-like, with product MISSGLNLVMTVIGFAVSTMFIVFVCTRLVCARIHLNASRRSFPIASRSNLSMMERGWHGLERTAVAKFPTKKFSDKFFSAEENSQCTVCLSEYQGEDILRILPYCGHSFHVTCIDLWLQQNSTCPVCRISLREFTERKRLMQPLFSSALRPHRSAESIENPHYLCMMGDNGLPLRTPDNHGANVMQEDSFPSEGGGADATDSITCLIPDDLVKDEEKKHIESPSNF from the exons ATGATTTCTTCTGGGCTCAACTTGGTGATGACTGTGATTGGGTTTGCGGTGAGCACCATGTTCATTGTGTTCGTGTGCACGAGGCTTGTCTGTGCTCGAATCCACTTGAATGCTTCAAGGAGATCCTTTCCCATTGCTTCCAGATCCAATCTTAGCATG ATGGAACGGGGTTGGCATGGTCTTGAACGCACAGCTGTAGCTAAATTTCCAACAAAGAAGTTCAGTGACAAGTTCTTTTCGGCTGAAGAAAATTCTCA GTGTACAGTCTGCCTCTCGGAGTACCAAGGTGAAGATATTCTGCGTATCCTCCCCTACTGTGGACACTCATTCCATGTGACCTGCATAGACTTATGGCTGCAGCAGAATTCCACTTGTCCAGTTTGTCGAATATCATTGCGGGAATTTACTGAGAGAAAGCGGTTAATGCAACCCTTATTCAGCTCTGCTTTACGACCTCATCGCAGCGCAGAATCCATTGAGAACCCCCATTATCTCTGTATGATGGGTGATAATGGGTTACCATTGAGAACCCCAGACAACCATGGGGCTAATGTGATGCAAGAGGACAGTTTTCCATCCGAGGGTGGTGGAGCAGATGCTACAGATAGCATCACCTGTCTTATTCCGGACGATCTTGTtaaagatgaagagaagaagcaTATAGAGAGCCCGTCAAACTTCTAG